A genome region from Streptomyces pratensis includes the following:
- a CDS encoding FAD-dependent oxidoreductase — protein sequence MADVLIVGAGPTGLTLACDLARRGVTVRIVDKSPGYPRSSRAKGPNPRSLEVMEDLGVLDAVLAASSAPLPMRKYRDGVPVADADPYADSSPTPDAPYDRGRLIAQWRLEEILRDRLAGYGVSVETGTEVVGLTEDGTSVTAALADGSTAGARYVVGCDGAHSRVRKLLGIPFRGETDEEQVMVCGDVEITPGVLDRGIWHQWFDGGGGVMLCPVPGTRAGWWFQSGPERDGDGRPLAPSLEGFRRLFARHTRLPAGHLTGATLLSTYRVNVRMADRYRVGRVLLAGDAAHVHAIAGGLGMNTGIQDAFNLGWKLAQVLKKRAGTELLDTYEEERLPLAAWTLDLTSERLRATLEAIREPGGGLDTAITPSTTGLDRGYRWSSLARPGGDGDVRSGDRAPDAPCTEASTGAPTRLFRVFAGPHITVLGFGAGTDRALREAVAAHGDAVRARRVYHAAAPEPGTAAVVAGALHDRQGLAHAAYGIGGDTVVVVRPDNHVGLIAGADDHAAVRRYLDVLDGVREQDPMSGAGMVDGTRKG from the coding sequence ATGGCCGACGTACTGATCGTGGGAGCGGGACCCACCGGACTGACACTCGCCTGCGATCTCGCCAGGCGAGGCGTCACCGTCCGGATCGTGGACAAGTCACCCGGGTACCCGCGCAGCTCGCGGGCCAAGGGCCCCAATCCCCGGTCCCTGGAGGTGATGGAGGACCTGGGTGTCCTCGATGCGGTGCTGGCGGCGAGCTCCGCGCCGCTCCCGATGCGCAAGTACCGCGACGGTGTCCCGGTCGCGGACGCGGACCCGTACGCAGATTCCTCGCCGACACCCGACGCGCCCTACGACCGGGGCAGGCTGATCGCCCAGTGGCGGCTGGAGGAGATCCTGCGGGACCGGCTCGCCGGCTACGGCGTGTCCGTGGAGACGGGCACCGAGGTCGTCGGCCTCACCGAGGACGGCACCTCGGTTACCGCCGCCCTCGCCGACGGCTCCACCGCCGGTGCGCGGTACGTGGTGGGCTGCGACGGCGCGCACAGCCGCGTACGGAAACTGCTCGGCATCCCGTTCCGCGGGGAGACGGACGAGGAGCAGGTGATGGTCTGCGGCGACGTCGAGATCACCCCGGGCGTCCTGGACAGGGGCATCTGGCACCAGTGGTTCGACGGCGGCGGTGGGGTCATGCTCTGCCCCGTCCCGGGCACCCGGGCGGGCTGGTGGTTCCAGTCGGGCCCGGAGCGGGACGGGGACGGGCGGCCACTCGCCCCGTCCCTGGAGGGCTTCAGGCGGCTCTTCGCCCGGCACACCAGGCTTCCCGCCGGTCACCTCACCGGGGCGACCCTGCTCTCGACGTACCGCGTCAACGTGCGCATGGCGGACCGCTACCGGGTCGGCAGGGTCCTGCTGGCCGGGGACGCCGCCCATGTGCACGCGATCGCGGGCGGGCTCGGCATGAACACCGGCATCCAGGACGCGTTCAACCTCGGCTGGAAGCTCGCCCAGGTACTGAAGAAGCGGGCGGGGACGGAACTGCTGGACACCTACGAGGAGGAGCGGCTGCCCCTCGCCGCCTGGACGCTGGACCTCACCTCGGAGCGGCTGAGAGCCACGCTGGAGGCGATCAGGGAGCCGGGCGGCGGGCTCGACACGGCGATCACCCCGTCGACGACGGGACTGGACCGGGGCTACCGGTGGAGCAGCCTCGCCCGCCCCGGGGGCGACGGCGACGTGCGGTCGGGGGACCGCGCCCCGGACGCCCCCTGCACCGAGGCGTCGACCGGTGCACCGACCCGCCTGTTCCGTGTGTTCGCCGGTCCGCACATCACGGTGCTGGGCTTCGGGGCCGGCACCGACCGGGCCCTGCGGGAGGCGGTCGCGGCCCACGGCGACGCGGTGCGTGCCCGGCGGGTGTACCACGCCGCCGCCCCGGAACCCGGGACGGCCGCCGTCGTCGCGGGGGCCCTGCACGACCGACAGGGGCTCGCCCACGCGGCGTACGGCATCGGCGGGGACACCGTCGTGGTGGTCCGGCCCGACAACCACGTGGGGCTGATCGCCGGCGCCGACGACCACGCCGCGGTGCGGCGGTACCTGGATGTGCTGGACGGGGTCCGGGAGCAGGATCCGATGAGTGGGGCAGGCATGGTGGACGGCACCCGGAAAGGCTGA
- the rarD gene encoding EamA family transporter RarD → MKGKNEQRAGLLYGIGAYGMWGLVPLFWPLLEPSGAVEILAHRMVWSLGVVGIALLFLRRWAWIGELIRQPRRVGLITVAATVISVNWGLYIWSVNNGHVVEASLGYFINPLVTIAMGVLLLGERLRPAQWTAVATGFAAVLVLAIGYGQPPWISLVLAFSFATYGLVKKKVNMGGLESLAAETAVLFVPALGFLLWLGVRGDTTFLAGGAGHGALLAATGLVTAIPLVCFGAAAIRVPLSVLGLMQYLAPVFQFALGILYFHEAMPAERWAGFALVWVALMLLTWDALRTARRTRAEALRLAVRAAEAAAPLGTASASMPDKGTPAIK, encoded by the coding sequence GTGAAGGGGAAGAACGAACAGCGGGCAGGCCTGCTGTACGGAATCGGCGCGTACGGGATGTGGGGCCTCGTACCTCTCTTCTGGCCGCTGCTGGAACCGTCCGGAGCGGTGGAGATCCTCGCCCACCGAATGGTGTGGTCGCTGGGCGTCGTGGGCATCGCCCTGCTGTTCCTGCGCCGCTGGGCGTGGATCGGCGAGCTGATACGGCAGCCCCGGCGCGTGGGGCTGATCACCGTCGCCGCGACCGTGATCTCGGTCAACTGGGGCCTCTACATCTGGTCCGTCAACAACGGCCACGTCGTCGAGGCGTCGCTCGGCTACTTCATCAATCCGCTCGTCACGATCGCCATGGGCGTCCTGCTGCTCGGCGAGCGGCTGAGGCCGGCGCAGTGGACCGCGGTGGCGACCGGCTTCGCCGCGGTGCTCGTGCTGGCCATCGGCTACGGGCAGCCCCCGTGGATCTCACTGGTGCTGGCGTTCTCCTTCGCGACGTACGGCCTGGTGAAGAAGAAGGTCAACATGGGCGGGCTGGAGTCCCTGGCCGCCGAGACCGCCGTGCTGTTCGTGCCCGCTCTCGGCTTCCTGCTCTGGCTCGGGGTGCGCGGCGACACGACCTTCCTGGCCGGCGGCGCCGGGCACGGAGCCCTGCTCGCCGCGACGGGTCTGGTCACCGCGATCCCGCTCGTCTGCTTCGGCGCCGCGGCGATCCGGGTGCCGCTGTCCGTCCTGGGCCTGATGCAGTACCTGGCACCGGTGTTCCAGTTCGCGCTCGGCATCCTCTACTTCCACGAAGCGATGCCGGCCGAGCGGTGGGCCGGCTTCGCGCTGGTCTGGGTCGCCCTGATGCTGCTGACCTGGGACGCCCTGCGGACGGCACGGCGCACGAGGGCGGAGGCCCTCCGCCTGGCCGTACGGGCGGCGGAGGCCGCGGCGCCCTTGGGGACGGCCTCCGCTTCCATGCCGGACAAGGGCACACCGGCCATAAAATAG
- a CDS encoding SDR family oxidoreductase encodes MSIVVTGATGELGRLVVERLLATVPAESVAAVVRDKDKAAPLAARGVELRIADYDRPETLAGAFRAGDRVLLISANEVGRRVPQHTALIDAAKAAGVAQLAYTGVLGGPDADFQLAAEHKVTEQLILDSGLPHTFLRNGWYTENYTANLAPVLEHGAVVANAGDGRVASATRADYADAAAAVLTGEGHLGAVYELSGDVAWSLAEYAAVVTEATGKEIAYKEVPAAVHQEILVGAGVPEPFAAILVDVDEAIARGLLAGTNGDLARLIGRPTTPLAETVATAVATA; translated from the coding sequence ATGAGCATCGTTGTCACCGGAGCCACCGGCGAGCTCGGCCGTCTCGTCGTCGAGCGACTGCTCGCCACCGTCCCCGCGGAGTCCGTCGCCGCCGTCGTCCGCGACAAGGACAAGGCCGCCCCGCTCGCCGCCCGTGGTGTCGAGCTCCGCATCGCGGACTACGACCGCCCCGAGACCCTTGCCGGCGCCTTCCGGGCCGGCGACCGTGTGCTGCTGATCTCGGCCAACGAGGTCGGCAGGCGCGTACCGCAGCACACCGCCCTGATCGACGCGGCGAAGGCCGCGGGGGTCGCCCAGCTCGCGTACACCGGCGTACTGGGCGGTCCCGACGCGGACTTCCAGCTGGCCGCCGAGCACAAGGTGACCGAGCAGCTGATCCTGGACTCCGGACTCCCCCACACCTTCCTGCGCAACGGCTGGTACACCGAGAACTACACGGCGAACCTGGCACCCGTCCTGGAGCACGGCGCCGTCGTCGCGAACGCCGGTGACGGGCGCGTCGCCTCCGCCACGCGGGCCGACTACGCGGACGCGGCTGCCGCCGTGCTGACCGGCGAGGGGCACCTCGGCGCGGTGTACGAGCTGAGCGGCGACGTCGCCTGGTCGCTGGCCGAGTACGCCGCCGTGGTGACGGAGGCGACCGGCAAGGAGATCGCCTACAAGGAGGTCCCGGCCGCGGTGCACCAGGAGATCCTCGTCGGAGCCGGGGTGCCCGAGCCCTTCGCCGCGATCCTCGTCGACGTCGACGAGGCCATCGCGCGGGGCCTGCTCGCCGGGACGAACGGCGACCTGGCCCGCCTGATCGGCCGGCCGACCACTCCCCTGGCCGAGACGGTCGCCACCGCGGTCGCAACGGCCTGA
- a CDS encoding winged helix-turn-helix transcriptional regulator yields the protein MSVSAMRTPSVNQPMCPSRLVLEHVTSRWGVLVLAALLERSYRFSELRRTVGGVSEKMLAQTLQTLERDGFVHRDAKPVIPPRVDYSLTPLGREAADQVWGLARWVERRLDAVESARETYDEARSQPAPGLVEQD from the coding sequence ATGAGCGTGAGTGCGATGAGGACCCCGAGCGTCAATCAGCCGATGTGCCCGTCCCGGCTGGTGCTGGAGCACGTCACCAGCCGCTGGGGGGTGCTGGTGCTGGCGGCCCTGCTGGAGCGCTCGTACCGCTTCAGCGAGCTGCGCCGCACCGTGGGCGGCGTCAGCGAGAAGATGCTCGCCCAGACCCTGCAGACGCTGGAACGGGACGGCTTCGTGCACCGGGACGCGAAGCCCGTGATCCCGCCGAGGGTGGACTACTCGCTCACCCCCCTGGGCAGGGAGGCCGCGGATCAGGTCTGGGGCCTCGCCCGGTGGGTGGAGCGCCGGCTGGACGCGGTGGAGAGCGCCCGCGAGACGTACGACGAGGCCCGGAGCCAGCCGGCTCCGGGCCTCGTCGAACAGGATTGA
- a CDS encoding 2-oxoacid:ferredoxin oxidoreductase subunit beta — protein sequence MPDTNELLHLVPKAEGTQSMKDFKSDQEVRWCPGCGDYAVLAAVQGFMPELGLAKENITFVSGIGCSSRFPYYMNTYGMHSIHGRAPSIATGLATSRRDLSVWVVTGDGDALSIGGNHLIHALRRNVNLKILLFNNRIYGLTKGQYSPTSEVGKITKSTPMGSLDAPFNPLSLALGAEATFVARTVDSDRKHLTGVLRAAADHPGTALVEIYQNCNIFNDGAFEVLKDRERAQEAVIRLEHGKPIRFGTQDSKGVVRDPLTGDLTVVTVTEDNQSQILVHDAHNPSPTTAFALTRLADTDTLHHTPIGVLRSVERPVYDTLMSDQLDTAIEQHGKGDLGALLAGNDIWTVIG from the coding sequence ATGCCTGACACCAACGAACTCCTCCACCTGGTCCCCAAGGCCGAGGGCACACAGTCCATGAAGGACTTCAAGTCCGACCAGGAAGTGCGCTGGTGCCCCGGCTGCGGCGACTACGCCGTCCTCGCCGCCGTACAGGGCTTCATGCCCGAACTCGGCCTGGCCAAGGAGAACATCACCTTCGTCTCCGGCATCGGCTGCTCCTCCCGCTTCCCCTACTACATGAACACCTACGGGATGCACTCCATCCACGGCCGCGCCCCCTCCATCGCCACCGGCCTGGCCACCTCCCGCCGCGACCTGTCCGTCTGGGTCGTCACCGGCGACGGCGACGCACTGTCCATCGGCGGGAACCACCTCATCCACGCCCTGCGCCGCAACGTCAACCTCAAGATCCTCCTCTTCAACAACCGCATCTACGGACTCACCAAGGGCCAGTACAGCCCCACCTCCGAAGTCGGCAAGATCACCAAGTCCACACCCATGGGCTCCCTCGACGCCCCCTTCAACCCGCTCTCCCTCGCCCTGGGCGCCGAAGCCACCTTCGTCGCCCGCACCGTCGACTCCGACCGCAAACACCTCACCGGTGTGCTGCGCGCGGCCGCCGACCACCCCGGCACCGCACTCGTGGAGATCTACCAGAACTGCAACATCTTCAACGACGGCGCCTTCGAGGTACTCAAGGACAGGGAACGCGCCCAGGAAGCGGTCATCCGCCTCGAACACGGCAAGCCCATCCGCTTCGGCACACAGGACTCCAAGGGCGTCGTCCGCGACCCCCTCACCGGCGACCTCACCGTCGTCACGGTCACCGAGGACAACCAGTCACAGATCCTCGTCCACGACGCCCACAACCCCAGCCCCACCACCGCCTTCGCCCTGACCCGGCTCGCCGACACCGACACCCTGCACCACACACCCATCGGCGTCCTGCGCAGCGTCGAACGCCCCGTCTACGACACCCTCATGTCCGACCAGCTCGACACCGCGATCGAACAACACGGCAAGGGCGACCTCGGCGCCCTGCTCGCAGGCAACGACATTTGGACCGTCATCGGCTGA
- a CDS encoding 2-oxoacid:acceptor oxidoreductase subunit alpha has product MTSQVSSPAGKSDEASEAVVGEQRAPQIDRTGAAEKEIRRLDRVIIRFAGDSGDGMQLTGDRFTSETASFGNDLSTLPNFPAEIRAPAGTLPGVSSFQLHFADHDILTPGDAPNVLVAMNPAALKANIADVPRGADIIVNTDEFTKRPMAKVGYTQSPLEDGSLEAYNVHPVPLTTLTIEALKEFGLSRKEAERSKNMFALGLLSWMYNRPTEGTEAFLRSKFAKKPVIAEANVAAFRAGWNFGETTEDFAVSYEVAPASQAFPTGTYRNISGNLALSYGLIAAGRQADLPVYLGSYPITPASDILHELSRHKNFGVRTFQAEDEIAGIGAALGAAFGGSLGVTTTSGPGVALKSETIGLAVSLELPLLIIDIQRGGPSTGLPTKTEQADLLQAMYGRNGEAPVPIVAPRTPADCFDAALEAARIALTYRTPVFLLSDGYLANGSEPWRIPDTETLPDLRTQFATGPNHQLDDGTEVFWPYKRDPQTLARPWAVPGTPGLEHRIGGIEKQDGTGNISYDPANHDFMVRTRQAKIDNIQVPDLEVDDPAGARTLVLGWGSTYGPVTAAVRRLRAAGETIAQAHLRHLNPFPANLGEILGRYDKVVVPEMNLGQLALLLRAKYLVDAQSYNQVNGMPFKAEQLATALKEAIDA; this is encoded by the coding sequence GTGACCAGCCAGGTCAGTAGCCCAGCCGGAAAGTCCGATGAGGCCAGCGAGGCTGTCGTCGGGGAGCAGCGCGCTCCGCAGATCGATCGCACGGGTGCCGCAGAGAAGGAAATCCGCCGCCTGGACCGGGTGATCATCCGTTTCGCGGGTGATTCGGGTGACGGGATGCAGTTGACGGGTGACCGGTTCACGTCGGAGACGGCGTCGTTCGGGAACGATCTGTCGACGCTGCCGAACTTCCCGGCCGAGATCCGGGCGCCCGCCGGCACGCTGCCCGGCGTGTCGTCGTTCCAGCTGCATTTCGCGGACCACGACATCCTGACACCGGGTGACGCCCCGAATGTGCTGGTCGCGATGAATCCCGCCGCGCTGAAGGCGAACATCGCGGATGTGCCCCGCGGGGCCGACATCATCGTGAACACCGACGAATTCACCAAACGCCCGATGGCGAAAGTCGGTTATACACAATCCCCCCTGGAAGACGGATCACTCGAGGCGTACAACGTGCATCCGGTGCCGTTGACGACGTTGACGATCGAGGCGCTGAAGGAGTTCGGTCTTTCCCGTAAGGAGGCCGAGCGGTCGAAGAATATGTTCGCGCTCGGGCTGTTGTCGTGGATGTACAACCGTCCGACGGAGGGGACGGAGGCATTCCTCCGGTCGAAGTTCGCGAAGAAACCGGTCATCGCCGAGGCGAACGTGGCGGCGTTCCGCGCGGGCTGGAATTTCGGTGAGACGACGGAGGACTTCGCGGTCTCCTACGAGGTCGCTCCGGCGTCGCAGGCTTTCCCGACGGGCACGTACCGCAATATCTCGGGGAATCTGGCGTTGTCGTACGGGCTGATCGCGGCGGGCCGGCAGGCGGATCTGCCGGTGTATCTGGGTTCGTATCCGATCACTCCGGCGTCCGACATCCTGCACGAGCTGAGCAGGCACAAGAACTTCGGTGTGCGGACGTTCCAGGCGGAGGACGAGATCGCCGGGATCGGTGCGGCGCTCGGCGCGGCGTTCGGCGGGTCACTGGGTGTGACGACGACGTCGGGTCCGGGTGTGGCGCTGAAGTCGGAGACGATCGGTCTGGCGGTGTCGCTGGAACTGCCGCTGCTGATCATCGACATCCAGCGCGGCGGCCCCTCCACCGGCCTGCCGACCAAGACGGAGCAGGCCGACCTGCTCCAGGCCATGTACGGGCGCAACGGTGAGGCACCCGTGCCGATCGTGGCGCCCAGGACCCCGGCGGACTGCTTCGACGCCGCTCTGGAGGCCGCCCGGATCGCCCTGACCTACCGCACCCCGGTCTTCCTCCTCTCCGACGGCTACCTCGCCAACGGCTCCGAACCGTGGCGGATCCCGGACACCGAAACCCTCCCCGACCTGCGGACACAGTTCGCGACCGGACCCAACCACCAACTCGACGACGGCACCGAGGTGTTCTGGCCCTACAAAAGGGACCCGCAGACCCTGGCCCGCCCCTGGGCGGTACCCGGCACCCCGGGCCTGGAACACCGGATCGGCGGGATCGAGAAACAGGACGGCACCGGGAACATCTCCTACGACCCGGCCAACCACGACTTCATGGTCCGCACCCGCCAGGCCAAGATCGACAACATCCAGGTCCCCGACCTCGAGGTCGACGACCCCGCCGGCGCGAGGACCCTCGTCCTGGGCTGGGGCTCGACCTACGGACCCGTCACCGCCGCGGTACGCCGCCTGCGCGCGGCCGGCGAGACCATCGCACAGGCCCACCTGCGCCACCTCAACCCCTTCCCCGCCAATCTCGGCGAAATCCTGGGCAGATACGACAAGGTCGTCGTCCCGGAGATGAACCTCGGCCAGCTCGCCCTCCTCCTCCGGGCGAAATACCTCGTGGACGCACAGAGCTACAACCAGGTCAACGGCATGCCCTTCAAGGCCGAGCAGCTCGCCACCGCCCTCAAGGAGGCCATCGATGCCTGA
- a CDS encoding response regulator transcription factor — MRVVIAEDSVLLREGLTRLLTDLGHDVVAGVGDAEALIKTVDDLAGEDALPDVVVADVRMPPTHTDEGVRAAVRLRKEYPAIGVLVLSQYVEEQYATELLAGSSRGVGYLLKDRVAEVREFVDAVVRVARGGTALDPEVVAQLLGRSRKQDVLAGLTPREREVLGLMAEGRTNSAVARQLVVSDGAVEKHVSNIFQKLGLSPSDGDHRRVLAVLTYLKS, encoded by the coding sequence GTGCGGGTCGTCATCGCCGAGGATTCGGTGCTGCTCCGGGAAGGGCTCACCCGGCTGCTGACCGACCTCGGGCACGACGTCGTCGCGGGGGTCGGGGACGCCGAGGCGCTGATCAAGACGGTGGACGACCTGGCGGGGGAGGACGCGCTGCCGGACGTGGTGGTCGCCGACGTACGGATGCCGCCGACCCACACCGACGAGGGAGTGCGGGCGGCGGTGCGACTGCGCAAGGAGTACCCGGCCATCGGGGTGCTGGTGCTCTCGCAGTACGTCGAGGAGCAGTACGCCACCGAACTGCTGGCCGGCAGCAGTCGCGGCGTGGGCTATCTCCTGAAGGACCGGGTCGCCGAGGTCAGGGAGTTCGTGGACGCGGTGGTGCGGGTGGCGCGGGGCGGGACCGCTCTGGACCCCGAGGTCGTGGCACAGCTCCTGGGCCGCAGCCGCAAGCAGGACGTGCTGGCGGGGCTCACGCCGCGCGAGCGGGAGGTCCTCGGTCTGATGGCGGAGGGGCGTACGAATTCGGCAGTCGCCAGGCAGCTGGTGGTCAGCGACGGAGCCGTGGAGAAGCACGTCAGCAACATCTTCCAGAAACTCGGCCTGTCACCCAGTGACGGGGATCACCGTCGCGTTCTCGCCGTTCTCACTTATCTGAAGTCGTGA